The following coding sequences are from one Clostridioides difficile ATCC 9689 = DSM 1296 window:
- a CDS encoding transcription repressor NadR, whose amino-acid sequence MNSNERRSKLIDILKESKHPVKGGTLAELLNVSRQVIVQDIALIRARGFEIIATPQGYIIYNQPYFTKQIKCKNHKDSKEIYDELKIIVDLGGIIKDVIVNHPTYGQITAELNIYSKMDIDNFMKKVETNEFKQLSVLTECSHIHTIEAIKEETIEAIVKELKDNGILS is encoded by the coding sequence ATGAATTCTAATGAAAGAAGAAGTAAATTAATAGATATTTTAAAAGAATCTAAGCATCCTGTAAAAGGTGGAACACTAGCTGAACTATTAAATGTAAGTAGGCAAGTAATAGTTCAAGATATAGCCCTTATAAGAGCTAGAGGATTTGAAATAATAGCTACACCTCAAGGATATATAATATATAATCAACCGTATTTTACAAAACAAATAAAGTGTAAAAATCATAAGGATTCTAAAGAAATTTATGATGAATTAAAGATAATTGTAGATTTAGGTGGTATTATAAAAGATGTCATTGTAAATCATCCAACATATGGTCAGATAACTGCAGAACTTAATATTTATTCTAAAATGGATATAGACAACTTTATGAAGAAAGTTGAGACAAATGAATTTAAACAATTATCGGTTCTGACAGAATGTAGCCATATTCATACAATTGAGGCAATAAAAGAAGAAACTATAGAAGCTATAGTAAAAGAGTTAAAGGACAACGGAATATTATCATAA
- a CDS encoding mechanosensitive ion channel family protein: MNFLSLAKTASTNSNITKRTLENMLDNFSDNIPNIIYAIIVFVIGIYISKIVRRMVSKFLIKYGMSKGVNNFIVYGIYISMLSIISLISLGIIGIQTTSVVAVLGAAGFSIGLAFKEILSNLGSGMIILFFKPFNIGDYIQGSGVEGTVSDIQIFSTVLKTPDNKTIIIPNFQLTSNNIINYTHQNKRRIDFSYNISYDSDIDVVKSILNEIFTNEKRILNDPKPIIGLNSIGNNTMQIVARPWVKTDDYWDVYFDVMEKVKNKFDENDIKVPFVPSSLLFNNTGNLNTMDKR, encoded by the coding sequence ATGAATTTTTTATCATTGGCTAAGACTGCCTCAACAAATAGCAATATAACTAAGAGAACTTTAGAAAATATGCTCGATAATTTTAGTGATAATATACCAAATATTATATATGCAATAATTGTATTTGTGATAGGTATTTATATATCTAAAATAGTAAGAAGGATGGTTTCAAAGTTTCTAATCAAATATGGAATGAGTAAAGGTGTAAATAATTTTATTGTATATGGAATATATATATCTATGTTATCTATTATATCATTGATAAGCTTAGGTATTATAGGGATACAAACTACATCAGTTGTAGCTGTGTTAGGAGCTGCTGGATTTAGTATAGGTTTAGCTTTTAAAGAAATATTATCAAATTTAGGCTCTGGTATGATTATTTTATTTTTTAAGCCATTTAATATAGGTGATTATATTCAAGGTTCAGGTGTAGAAGGTACAGTTTCTGACATACAAATATTTAGCACTGTTCTTAAGACACCAGATAATAAAACTATAATTATACCTAATTTTCAACTGACAAGTAATAATATAATTAATTACACACATCAAAACAAAAGAAGAATAGATTTTTCATATAATATTTCATATGATAGTGATATAGATGTAGTTAAGTCTATATTAAATGAAATTTTTACAAACGAAAAAAGAATATTAAATGATCCAAAGCCTATAATAGGTTTAAACTCTATAGGAAATAACACCATGCAAATAGTTGCTAGACCTTGGGTAAAAACTGATGATTACTGGGATGTATACTTTGATGTAATGGAAAAGGTAAAAAATAAATTTGATGAGAATGATATAAAAGTTCCATTTGTTCCTTCTTCATTATTATTTAATAATACAGGTAATCTAAATACAATGGATAAAAGATAA
- the serS gene encoding serine--tRNA ligase, giving the protein MLDIKRIRENLDDIKKAMERRGEREFDLDAVVELDNKRREILQEVEVMKNELNVNSKKIPQLIKEGKDVTEEKARLKELSDKIKGIDEKVKEVEAKMEYTLMRIPNVPHPEVPQGETDEDNVQIRTWGEPTKFDFEHKAHWDIGTGLGILDFERAGKITGSRFTLYRGLGARLERSLMNFFLNTHTAKHGYTEVLPPFMANRNSFIGTGQLPKFEEDMFKIEGLEYFLIPTAEVPVTNIHANEILDVAELPIKYCAYTPCFRSEAGSAGRDTRGLVRQHQFNKVELVKFVKPEDSYNELESLTHDAETMLQMLGLPYRVVKICTGDLGFTAAFKYDLEVWMPSYNRYVEISSCSNFEDFQARRAGIRFKRDKKSKAEYVHTLNGSGLAIGRCLAAILENYQQADGSVVVPEELRPYMGVDVIK; this is encoded by the coding sequence ATGTTAGATATTAAAAGAATAAGAGAAAATCTAGATGATATCAAAAAAGCTATGGAAAGAAGAGGTGAAAGAGAATTTGACCTTGATGCTGTAGTGGAATTAGATAATAAAAGAAGAGAAATACTTCAAGAAGTTGAAGTTATGAAAAATGAGTTAAATGTAAATTCTAAAAAAATACCTCAATTAATAAAAGAAGGAAAAGATGTAACAGAAGAAAAGGCAAGATTGAAAGAGTTATCAGATAAGATAAAAGGTATTGATGAGAAAGTAAAAGAAGTAGAAGCAAAAATGGAATATACATTAATGAGAATACCAAATGTTCCTCATCCAGAGGTACCACAAGGTGAAACAGATGAAGACAATGTTCAAATAAGAACTTGGGGAGAACCTACTAAATTTGATTTTGAGCATAAAGCGCATTGGGATATAGGTACAGGTCTAGGTATTTTAGATTTTGAAAGAGCAGGGAAAATAACTGGGTCAAGGTTTACTTTATATAGGGGATTAGGAGCTAGATTAGAAAGATCTTTAATGAATTTCTTTTTAAATACTCATACAGCTAAGCATGGCTATACGGAAGTCTTACCTCCATTTATGGCCAATAGAAATAGTTTTATAGGGACTGGTCAACTTCCTAAATTTGAAGAAGATATGTTTAAAATAGAAGGATTAGAGTATTTCTTAATACCAACAGCTGAAGTTCCTGTTACTAATATACATGCTAATGAAATATTAGATGTTGCAGAGCTTCCAATTAAATACTGTGCATATACTCCTTGTTTTAGATCTGAAGCAGGTTCAGCAGGAAGAGATACAAGAGGTTTAGTTAGACAACATCAATTTAATAAAGTTGAATTAGTTAAATTTGTTAAACCAGAAGATTCTTATAATGAATTAGAATCATTAACTCATGATGCTGAAACTATGTTACAAATGTTAGGTCTTCCATATAGAGTTGTAAAAATATGTACAGGAGATTTGGGATTTACAGCTGCATTTAAATATGATTTAGAAGTTTGGATGCCAAGCTACAATAGATATGTAGAAATATCTTCTTGTTCAAATTTTGAAGATTTCCAAGCAAGAAGAGCAGGAATAAGATTTAAAAGGGATAAAAAATCAAAAGCAGAATATGTTCATACATTAAATGGTTCTGGATTAGCGATAGGAAGATGTTTGGCTGCTATATTAGAAAATTATCAGCAGGCAGATGGTTCTGTAGTAGTTCCAGAAGAATTAAGACCTTATATGGGTGTTGATGTTATAAAATAA
- a CDS encoding nucleoside deaminase, with amino-acid sequence MESSFYMKEALKEAYKAYNKKETPIGAIIVKDNQIIARAHNLTETLKDSTAHAEILAIKQASEKLGGWRLTDCDLYVTMEPCIMCSGAIVNSRIKKLIIGTRHVKNSYIEKQHEFKLDYFNNNNVKVAFDVLQEECSIILQEFFKALRKRD; translated from the coding sequence ATGGAAAGTTCATTTTATATGAAAGAAGCATTAAAAGAAGCATATAAAGCATATAATAAAAAAGAAACACCAATAGGTGCTATTATAGTTAAAGATAATCAAATAATAGCTAGAGCTCATAACCTTACAGAAACGTTAAAAGACTCTACGGCACATGCAGAAATTTTAGCGATAAAACAAGCATCAGAAAAATTAGGTGGTTGGAGGTTGACTGATTGTGATTTATATGTTACAATGGAACCTTGCATAATGTGTAGTGGCGCAATAGTTAATTCTAGAATAAAAAAGCTTATAATAGGGACAAGACATGTAAAAAATTCATATATAGAAAAACAGCATGAGTTTAAATTAGATTATTTTAATAATAATAATGTAAAAGTAGCTTTTGATGTTTTGCAAGAAGAATGCTCGATCATATTGCAAGAATTTTTTAAGGCATTGAGAAAAAGAGATTAA
- the dnaX gene encoding DNA polymerase III subunit gamma/tau — MHKALYRAYRPQKFEDVIGQDHIIKTLKNQIYSDNIGHAYLFCGTRGTGKTSTAKIFSRAVNCLNKINEEPCNECEICESVLKDNTMDVVEIDAASNNSVDDIRELRESVKYSPANAKYKVYIIDEVHMLSQGAFNALLKTLEEPPSYVIFILATTEPHKIPATILSRCQRYDFKRVTVKDMTLRMKKICEDEGIDIDDKALNLIARNSQGALRDALSILDQCMSFGESKIDYKDVVELMGSVNIEQLFELSQCIVEQDTKKSLEILNEFVLWGKDIRNLINDLIDHFRNLMVCKVSSELDEIISLPEETIEQLKIQSKNIDINDLIRILNILSITQDDIKSSSNPRVLVEITIMKIAQPMFDESKEALIKRVENLEKMIELGNFKSEKIGNNKEKEYEVDREIDVKQENVVYEDVKNEDVILIESSWKNILKQIKKDKKMPIYALLSEVKSFNVYSNMLYVIFDDKFDFAKTRLSSQDTINYLEKTIRDVLNRSFNVKIVLTSEVKDINLEVKEKKDIGEEILKNIVSEEILEIKDSIDENESK; from the coding sequence ATGCATAAAGCATTATATAGAGCATATAGACCACAAAAATTTGAAGATGTTATTGGTCAAGATCATATTATTAAGACTTTAAAGAATCAAATATATAGTGATAATATAGGACATGCTTATTTGTTTTGTGGAACAAGAGGTACTGGTAAAACATCTACTGCAAAGATTTTTTCAAGAGCAGTAAACTGTTTGAATAAAATAAATGAAGAACCGTGTAATGAGTGTGAGATATGCGAATCTGTATTAAAAGATAATACAATGGATGTTGTAGAAATAGATGCAGCTTCAAATAATAGTGTAGATGATATAAGAGAGCTTAGAGAAAGTGTGAAATATTCTCCAGCCAATGCTAAATATAAAGTATATATAATAGATGAAGTTCATATGTTGTCTCAAGGAGCTTTTAATGCATTATTAAAGACCTTAGAGGAACCTCCATCATATGTAATTTTTATATTAGCAACTACAGAGCCTCACAAAATACCTGCAACCATTTTATCAAGATGCCAAAGATACGATTTTAAAAGAGTTACAGTTAAAGATATGACCCTTAGAATGAAAAAGATTTGTGAAGATGAAGGAATTGATATAGATGATAAAGCTCTTAATTTAATAGCTAGAAATTCTCAAGGAGCTCTTAGAGATGCACTTAGTATATTAGACCAATGTATGTCTTTTGGAGAAAGTAAGATAGATTATAAAGATGTTGTTGAATTAATGGGAAGCGTAAATATAGAACAATTATTTGAATTGTCTCAATGTATTGTAGAGCAGGACACTAAAAAGTCTCTTGAGATATTAAATGAATTTGTCTTATGGGGCAAAGATATAAGAAATCTTATAAATGACTTAATTGATCATTTTAGAAATTTAATGGTATGTAAGGTTTCATCAGAATTGGATGAAATAATTTCATTACCAGAAGAAACTATAGAACAACTTAAAATTCAGTCTAAAAATATAGATATAAATGATTTAATAAGGATTTTAAATATATTATCAATAACTCAGGATGATATAAAGTCATCTTCAAATCCAAGGGTTTTAGTGGAAATAACCATAATGAAAATTGCTCAACCAATGTTTGATGAAAGTAAAGAAGCTCTTATAAAAAGAGTTGAGAACTTAGAAAAAATGATTGAACTGGGGAACTTTAAGTCTGAAAAAATTGGGAATAATAAAGAAAAAGAGTATGAGGTCGATAGAGAAATAGATGTAAAACAAGAAAATGTAGTTTATGAAGATGTAAAAAATGAGGACGTTATACTTATAGAGTCATCTTGGAAGAATATACTTAAACAAATTAAAAAAGATAAAAAAATGCCAATATACGCACTCTTAAGTGAAGTAAAAAGTTTTAATGTATATTCTAATATGTTGTATGTTATATTTGATGATAAATTTGATTTTGCAAAAACTAGACTGAGCTCTCAAGATACAATAAATTATTTAGAAAAAACAATAAGAGATGTTTTAAATAGAAGTTTTAATGTAAAAATAGTACTGACATCAGAAGTTAAAGATATAAATCTTGAAGTTAAAGAGAAAAAGGACATTGGTGAGGAAATATTAAAGAACATAGTGAGTGAAGAGATATTAGAAATAAAAGATAGTATTGATGAAAATGAGAGTAAATAA
- a CDS encoding YbaB/EbfC family nucleoid-associated protein codes for MAKKGFGGGMMPGGGNMNNLLKQAQKMQENMQKAQQELESKEVEASVGGGAVTVKVNGKKEVIDITIKPEVVDPDDIEMLQDLVLSAVNQALRNIDDIQASQMSKVTGGMNIPGLF; via the coding sequence ATGGCTAAAAAAGGTTTTGGAGGCGGAATGATGCCTGGTGGTGGAAATATGAACAACTTGTTAAAGCAGGCTCAAAAAATGCAAGAAAATATGCAAAAAGCTCAACAAGAGTTAGAAAGTAAAGAAGTAGAAGCTTCAGTTGGTGGAGGAGCAGTTACTGTAAAAGTTAATGGTAAAAAAGAAGTTATAGATATAACTATCAAGCCAGAAGTAGTTGATCCAGATGATATAGAAATGCTACAAGATTTAGTTTTAAGTGCAGTAAATCAAGCATTGAGAAATATTGATGATATACAAGCAAGTCAAATGAGTAAGGTAACTGGAGGTATGAATATACCTGGGTTATTCTAG
- the recR gene encoding recombination mediator RecR, with the protein MQVYTGPITRLIEEFSKLPGVGRKTAQRLAFHIINMNTNDVEALSKAIIDAKREIRYCSICCNITDTDPCSMCSNKSRDSSVICVVEDPRDVAAMERTREFKGQYHVLNGVISPMDGIGPDMLKIKELIQRLGNQEVKEIIMATNPTIEGEATAMYIARLVKPMGIKVTRIAHGLPVGGDLEYADEVTISKALEGRREI; encoded by the coding sequence ATGCAAGTTTATACAGGTCCCATAACGAGACTTATAGAGGAATTTTCAAAGCTTCCTGGAGTAGGAAGAAAGACTGCTCAAAGATTGGCTTTTCATATTATTAATATGAATACTAATGATGTGGAAGCTTTATCTAAAGCGATTATAGATGCAAAAAGAGAAATAAGATATTGCTCAATTTGTTGTAATATAACAGATACAGACCCATGTAGCATGTGTTCAAATAAAAGTAGAGATTCAAGTGTTATATGTGTTGTGGAAGATCCAAGAGATGTAGCAGCTATGGAGAGAACGAGAGAGTTTAAAGGACAGTATCATGTATTAAATGGAGTAATTTCTCCAATGGATGGAATTGGACCAGATATGTTAAAAATAAAGGAACTTATCCAAAGACTTGGCAATCAGGAAGTCAAAGAAATAATAATGGCAACAAATCCTACTATTGAAGGTGAAGCTACAGCCATGTATATTGCTAGGTTAGTAAAACCAATGGGAATCAAAGTCACTCGGATAGCTCATGGTCTTCCTGTTGGAGGCGATTTAGAGTATGCAGATGAGGTCACAATATCAAAAGCACTAGAAGGCAGAAGAGAAATATAA
- a CDS encoding MGDG synthase family glycosyltransferase codes for MSKKVLIMSASTGGGHNRAALAIKEELTSKTLDGEPIECEIIDSLKLVNNTMDKIISRGYEKSAIYTPKAYGSVYRLSETNLLSKNEFKDNLLITFMAKKFKKLIRSEKPDLIIGTHPFPMIALSTLKKNFNLHNNESNAYTEHFYKHYTNTINVPPLISVLTDYTTHSTWIQNEIDYYIVGHEYVKELLVFDGVEPSKIRTFGIPVEKSFLSHRDKDIVLSELNLSPDKLTVLLMGGSFGAGNIKETLDELLDTDRDFQILVITGKNESLKEKIEKKLMSRYHDKNVCVLGYTDKMNDILASIDVLVSKPGGLTTTEALLKDVPMIVPYYIPGQEEENLDFLSNCGAALRTTKKYNLSILLKVLIDDPSRLEMLKRNIKSIRKSNSAQNIANLILNIISG; via the coding sequence ATGAGCAAAAAAGTATTAATAATGTCTGCTTCCACTGGTGGTGGGCATAATAGGGCTGCTCTAGCTATTAAAGAAGAACTTACTTCCAAAACACTTGATGGAGAGCCAATTGAATGTGAAATAATAGATAGTTTGAAATTAGTTAATAATACAATGGATAAAATAATTTCAAGAGGATACGAAAAATCTGCTATATATACTCCCAAAGCCTATGGAAGTGTATATAGATTATCTGAAACAAATCTTTTGTCAAAAAATGAATTTAAAGATAATCTACTAATAACATTCATGGCTAAAAAATTTAAAAAGCTTATTAGAAGCGAAAAACCAGACTTGATTATAGGAACGCATCCTTTTCCAATGATTGCTCTAAGTACATTGAAAAAAAACTTTAATTTACATAATAATGAATCAAATGCTTACACAGAGCATTTTTATAAACATTATACAAATACCATTAATGTTCCTCCGCTTATTTCTGTATTAACCGATTATACTACTCATTCTACATGGATACAAAATGAAATTGATTACTATATTGTTGGTCATGAATATGTAAAAGAATTATTGGTGTTTGATGGAGTTGAACCGAGTAAAATTAGAACATTTGGAATCCCTGTTGAAAAATCTTTTCTCTCTCACAGAGATAAAGATATTGTTCTTTCTGAGTTGAATTTATCTCCTGATAAATTAACTGTTTTACTTATGGGGGGTAGCTTTGGGGCTGGAAATATAAAAGAGACACTTGATGAATTACTGGATACTGATAGAGACTTTCAAATACTTGTAATTACTGGTAAGAATGAAAGCCTAAAAGAAAAAATCGAAAAAAAACTTATGTCTCGTTATCATGATAAAAATGTATGTGTTCTTGGATACACTGATAAGATGAATGATATTTTAGCTTCTATAGATGTATTAGTAAGCAAACCTGGTGGACTTACTACAACTGAGGCTCTTTTAAAAGATGTACCTATGATAGTTCCTTATTATATACCAGGTCAGGAAGAAGAGAATCTTGATTTCTTATCTAATTGTGGTGCAGCACTTAGAACTACAAAAAAATATAACTTGTCAATATTACTAAAAGTTTTAATAGATGACCCTAGCAGATTAGAAATGCTAAAAAGAAATATTAAATCAATAAGAAAGTCAAATTCAGCCCAAAATATAGCTAATTTAATTTTAAATATAATTTCTGGTTGA
- a CDS encoding pyruvate carboxylase, producing MLKKFNKILVANRGEIAIRIFRACSELGIKSVGIYSKEDKYGLFRTKADESYLIGEGKGPIDAYLDMDGIIDLAKRKKVDAIHPGYGFLAENAEFARKCEENGITFIGPSSKVMNMMGDKINSKKIAKEVNVQTIPGVEKAIRSTEEAKEVANKIGYPVMIKASNGGGGRGMRIVHREEDLELEYETACSESRKAFGEDIIFIEKYIADPKHIEVQILGDNYGNIVHLYERDCSVQRRHQKIIEYAPAFSLEDKVRKEICEDAVKLSKHVGYSNAGTLEFLVDANGGHYFIEMNTRVQVEHTVTEMVTGIDIVQSQILIAQGYSLDSEEINIKSQDDVEIRGYSIQCRITTEDPKNKFMPDTGKIQVYRTGSGFGIRLDGGNGFTGANISPHYDSLLVKTISWDRTFQGAINKTIRSIKELRVRGVKTNVGFLVNVLNNPIFSNGKCSTKFIDENPDLFEITESKDRGTKLLQFIGDVIVNDNACKEKPLFDALHDPRMDKDGSKSEGSKILFDKLGKSAYIEKIKNDKKLLLTDTTMRDAHQSLLATRIRTYDLLKAAKPTEKYQKDLFSLEMWGGATYDVAYRFLKESPWRRLQKLREEIPSIMFQMLLRASNGVGYKNYPDNVIEEFTKESARQGIDVFRIFDSLNWVENMKPSINTALETGKIVEATMCYTGDILDKTKTKYNLEYYIKMAQELESLGADIIAIKDMSGLLKPYSAYTLVKELKKNVKAPIHLHTHDTSGNGVATCLMASEAGVDIIDAALESMAGLTSQPSLNAIVEALKNTERDTGIDLFGYDELGKYYKDLRKVYNKFESDLTNSCAEIYNFEIPGGQYTNLKPQADSLGLVNRFDEVKEKYKEANEVVGDIIKVTPSSKVVGDLAIFMTKNKLDKDNIIEEGKNLSFPDSVVDYCKGMIGQPEGGIPKDLQEVVLKGEEAITVRPGSLLPAEDFDEIAKYLNEKYDINANIRNVISYALYPKVYEDYIKHLQHYNDISKLESDVFFYGLNKNEECEVEIEEGKVLTIRLVEIGEVKENGFRTIGFELNGMVREVEIKDKNFSGKINNVEKADMNDPLQIGASIPGKVIKIMVKEEDEVKANQPLIVIEAMKMETIIVAKTDGVIKSIKVKEDDMVEDKQLLMIMK from the coding sequence ATGCTTAAAAAGTTTAATAAAATACTAGTGGCTAATAGAGGCGAAATAGCTATAAGAATATTTAGAGCCTGTTCAGAATTGGGGATAAAAAGTGTTGGTATATACAGTAAGGAAGATAAGTATGGATTGTTTAGAACAAAAGCGGATGAATCATATTTGATAGGAGAAGGTAAAGGGCCAATAGATGCATATTTAGATATGGATGGAATAATAGACCTAGCAAAGAGAAAAAAAGTTGATGCTATACATCCAGGATATGGTTTTCTAGCGGAGAATGCAGAATTTGCTCGTAAATGTGAAGAGAATGGAATTACTTTTATAGGACCATCATCTAAGGTAATGAATATGATGGGGGATAAGATTAACTCTAAAAAAATCGCAAAAGAAGTTAATGTTCAAACTATACCAGGAGTAGAAAAAGCAATAAGAAGTACTGAAGAAGCAAAGGAAGTTGCAAACAAAATAGGATATCCTGTTATGATAAAAGCATCTAATGGCGGTGGTGGTAGAGGTATGAGAATTGTACATCGCGAAGAAGACTTAGAGCTTGAATATGAAACTGCTTGTAGTGAATCAAGAAAAGCTTTTGGAGAAGATATTATATTTATAGAAAAATATATAGCTGATCCAAAACATATAGAAGTTCAAATATTAGGTGATAATTATGGAAATATAGTTCACTTATATGAAAGAGATTGTTCAGTTCAAAGAAGACATCAAAAAATAATAGAATATGCACCAGCTTTTTCATTAGAAGATAAAGTAAGAAAAGAGATATGTGAAGATGCAGTTAAGTTATCAAAACATGTGGGTTATTCTAATGCGGGAACATTAGAATTTTTAGTAGATGCAAATGGTGGGCATTATTTTATAGAGATGAACACAAGAGTACAGGTTGAACATACTGTAACAGAGATGGTTACAGGAATAGATATAGTTCAAAGTCAAATACTAATAGCCCAAGGTTACAGCTTAGATAGTGAAGAAATTAATATAAAATCACAAGATGATGTGGAAATAAGAGGTTACTCTATCCAATGTAGAATAACTACAGAAGACCCTAAGAATAAATTCATGCCTGATACAGGTAAAATTCAAGTTTATAGAACTGGTTCAGGATTTGGTATAAGACTAGATGGAGGAAATGGATTTACAGGGGCAAACATAAGTCCTCACTATGATAGTTTATTGGTTAAGACAATATCTTGGGATAGAACATTCCAAGGAGCAATAAATAAAACTATAAGATCTATAAAAGAACTTAGAGTTAGAGGTGTTAAAACTAATGTAGGATTCCTAGTTAATGTTTTAAATAATCCTATATTCTCAAATGGTAAATGTAGTACTAAGTTTATAGATGAAAATCCAGATTTATTTGAAATAACAGAAAGTAAAGACAGAGGAACAAAATTACTTCAATTTATAGGAGATGTAATTGTAAATGATAATGCTTGTAAAGAAAAACCATTATTTGATGCATTACATGACCCAAGAATGGATAAGGATGGTTCAAAATCGGAAGGAAGTAAAATACTTTTCGATAAGTTAGGTAAATCTGCATATATAGAAAAGATAAAAAATGATAAGAAATTACTATTAACAGATACAACAATGAGAGATGCACATCAATCATTATTAGCAACAAGAATAAGAACATATGACTTATTAAAAGCTGCTAAGCCAACAGAAAAATATCAAAAGGATTTATTCTCACTTGAAATGTGGGGAGGAGCTACTTATGATGTTGCATATAGATTTTTAAAAGAATCTCCTTGGCGTAGATTACAAAAGCTAAGAGAAGAAATACCAAGCATAATGTTCCAAATGTTGCTTAGAGCATCAAATGGAGTTGGATATAAAAACTATCCAGATAATGTAATAGAAGAATTTACAAAAGAATCTGCTAGACAAGGTATAGATGTATTTAGAATATTTGATTCATTAAACTGGGTTGAAAATATGAAACCATCTATTAATACAGCTTTAGAAACTGGAAAAATTGTTGAAGCAACTATGTGTTATACAGGTGATATACTAGATAAGACTAAAACTAAATACAATCTAGAATATTATATTAAAATGGCACAAGAATTAGAAAGCTTGGGAGCAGACATAATAGCAATAAAAGATATGTCAGGTCTTCTTAAACCATATTCAGCTTACACACTAGTTAAAGAGTTAAAGAAAAATGTAAAAGCACCAATACATTTACACACTCATGATACAAGTGGAAATGGTGTAGCAACTTGTTTAATGGCGTCAGAAGCTGGAGTAGACATAATTGATGCTGCATTAGAATCTATGGCAGGACTTACAAGTCAGCCATCACTTAATGCTATAGTAGAGGCACTTAAGAATACAGAGAGAGATACAGGAATAGATTTATTTGGATATGATGAGTTAGGAAAATATTATAAGGATTTAAGAAAAGTTTATAATAAATTTGAAAGTGATTTAACTAATTCTTGTGCAGAAATATATAATTTTGAAATACCAGGAGGCCAATATACAAACTTAAAACCTCAAGCTGATAGTTTAGGATTAGTTAATAGATTTGATGAAGTTAAAGAAAAATATAAAGAAGCTAATGAAGTTGTAGGAGATATAATAAAAGTAACTCCATCTTCAAAAGTTGTAGGAGACTTAGCTATCTTTATGACTAAAAATAAATTAGATAAAGACAATATAATAGAAGAAGGTAAAAATTTATCATTCCCAGATTCTGTTGTGGATTACTGTAAAGGTATGATTGGTCAACCAGAAGGTGGAATACCAAAAGATTTACAAGAGGTAGTTCTAAAAGGTGAAGAAGCTATAACAGTAAGACCAGGTTCATTATTACCAGCAGAAGATTTTGATGAAATAGCTAAATATCTAAATGAAAAGTATGATATAAATGCTAATATAAGAAATGTTATAAGTTATGCTTTATATCCAAAAGTATATGAAGATTATATCAAACATCTACAACATTATAATGATATATCTAAACTTGAAAGTGATGTATTCTTCTATGGATTAAATAAAAATGAAGAATGTGAAGTAGAAATAGAAGAAGGTAAGGTATTAACAATAAGATTAGTTGAAATTGGTGAAGTTAAGGAAAATGGATTTAGAACTATAGGATTTGAGTTAAATGGAATGGTTAGAGAAGTAGAAATAAAAGATAAGAATTTCTCTGGAAAAATTAATAATGTTGAAAAAGCTGATATGAATGACCCTCTTCAAATTGGAGCAAGCATACCAGGAAAAGTTATAAAAATAATGGTTAAAGAAGAAGATGAAGTAAAAGCAAATCAACCATTAATCGTTATAGAGGCTATGAAGATGGAAACTATAATAGTTGCTAAGACTGATGGAGTAATTAAGTCAATCAAAGTAAAAGAAGATGATATGGTTGAAGATAAACAATTATTAATGATAATGAAGTAA